One Canis lupus dingo isolate Sandy chromosome 29, ASM325472v2, whole genome shotgun sequence genomic region harbors:
- the LOC112678486 gene encoding cytochrome P450 7A1 isoform X4: MMTISLIWGIVVAVCCCLWLIFGMRRRQMGEPPLENGLIPYLGCALKFGANPLEFLRANQRKYGHVFTCRLMGNYVHFITNPLSYQKVLCHGKYLDWKKFHFTTSAKAFGHRSIDPSDGNTTENINKTFIKTLQGDALNSLTEAMMENLQLVMRCPLVSKSKTPAWVTEGMYSFCYRVMFEAGYLTLFGKDLTGQDAQKGLILNNLDHFKEFDKIFPALVAGLPIHVFKTAHHAREKLAEGLRHENLGKRDHISELVRFLNDMLSTLDDMDKAKTHLAILWASQANTIPATFWSLFQMIRSPEAMKAATEEVNKTLENAGQKISLDGSPICLNQMQLNDMPVLDSLIKESLRLSSASLNIRTATEDFTLHLQDSSYNIRKDDIIAFYPQLVHLDPEIYPDPLAPCWA; the protein is encoded by the exons ATGATGACCATATCTTTGATCTGGGGGATTGTTGTAGCAGTATGCTGTTGTTTATGGCTTATTTTTGGAATGAGGAGAAG ACAAATGGGTGAACCACCGCTGGAGAATGGGTTGATTCCATACCTGGGATGTGCTTTGAAATTTGGTGCCAATCCTCTCGAGTTCCTGAGAGCAAATCAAAGGAAATATGGTCATGTTTTTACCTGCAGATTGATGGGAAACTATGTCCACTTCATCACAAATCCCTTGTCATACCAGAAAGTGTTGTGCCATGGAAAATACTTGGATTGGAAAAAGTTTCACTTTACTACTTCTGCAAAG GCATTTGGGCACAGAAGCATTGACCCAAGTGATGGAAATAccactgaaaatataaataaaactttcatcaAAACCCTGCAGGGCGATGCCTTGAATTCCCTCACAGAAGCCATGATGGAAAACCTCCAACTTGTCATGAGATGTCCCCTGGTATCTAAATCAAAGACTCCTGCCTGGGTGACGGAAGGGATGTATTCCTTCTGTTACCGAGTGATGTTTGAAGCTGGGTATTTAACTCTCTTTGGCAAAGATCTTACAGGGCAAGATGCACAAAAAGGACTTATTCTGAATAACCTTGACCACTTCAAGGAATTTGACAAAATCTTTCCTGCTCTGGTAGCAGGCCTCCCCATTCATGTGTTCAAGACGGCACACCACGCTAGGGAAAAGCTGGCAGAGGGCTTGAGGCATGAGAACCTTGGAAAGAGAGACCACATCTCGGAACTGGTCAGGTTTCTGAATGACATGCTTTCCACCTTAGATGACATGGATAAGGCTAAGACGCACCTCGCTATCCTCTGGGCATCACAAGCAAACACTATTCCAGCGACCTTCTGGAGCTTATTTCAAATGATTAG GAGCCCTGAAGCAATGAAAGCAGCTACTGAAGAAGTGAATAAAACACTAGAGAATGCTGGCCAAAAAATCAGCCTTGATGGCAGTCCTATTTGTCTGAATCAAATGCAACTGAATGACATGCCAGTGCTAG ataGCCTCATCAAGGAGTCTCTGAGGCTTTCCAGTGCCTCCCTGAACATCCGGACTGCTACAGAGGATTTTACTTTGCACCTCCAGGACAGTTCCTATAACATCCGCAAAGATGACATCATAGCTTTTTATCCGCAGTTAGTGCATTTAGATCCAGAAATCTACCCAGACCCTTTG
- the LOC118352736 gene encoding ATP synthase subunit g, mitochondrial-like, whose amino-acid sequence MAQFICNLAKKALALMNAAVTYSKPPLATFWHCARVELIPPASAEIPTAIQRLKKIVKSTQTGSFKQLTVKEALLNGLVSTKVWMCFYFSEIIGKHGIIGYNV is encoded by the coding sequence ATGGCCCAGTTCATCTGTAACCTCGCCAAGAAAGCTCTGGCGCTGATGAATGCTGCTGTGACTTACTCGAAGCCTCCATTGGCCACATTTTGGCACTGTGCCAGGGTTGAGCTGATTCCTCCAGCCTCTGCTGAGATCCCTACAGCTATtcagagattgaaaaaaatagtCAAGAGTACTCAAACTGGTAGCTTCAAACAGCTCACAGTTAAGGAAGCTCTGCTGAATGGTTTGGTGTCCACCAAGGTGTGGATGTGTTTTTACTTCAGCGAGATCATAGGCAAGCATGGCATCATTGGCTATAATGTTTGA